The proteins below come from a single Aegilops tauschii subsp. strangulata cultivar AL8/78 chromosome 6, Aet v6.0, whole genome shotgun sequence genomic window:
- the LOC109786578 gene encoding putative F-box/FBD/LRR-repeat protein At5g56810 isoform X1, protein MASTTTGKRKGSTCGEQGGVDGDSQSGKATRSSIPDLPEDILFRIHSLLPMREAARTACISPTFFQSWRCHSNLLFTKDTIGLKRGACGENFDDKIDRILRNHSGCLKTFNIDYYGTRGFTGTSYFDRWLQIALKPGIEELTLVLSETKRKYNFPCSLLSAGVRNSLRYLRLQFCALHPTVELGPLRSLKSLYLWRVSITWNELECLIFNSLTLELLDLISCPEIECLKLPCALQRLSALSVLACERLKVIESKAPNLSGLYLCGNWLDFSLVETLPIKELELQQTNLIRDARAKLPSLMPNIETLAIQSSREVVDAPMLPTKFLHLKHLTITVRSGAIVSRAYDYFSLVSFLDASPSLETLILDVTQRRMVHKSIFADSQLRHMPEHHHGHLKNVKISGFNSAKCVVELTCYILKNAVSLECLTLDTIYGSRCDDQGEDNWCTPMTDGILMEIPWALLAIKTHIENKVPPTVHLTVLEPCSKCHANGLERVLSQS, encoded by the exons ATGGCCTCAACGACAACGGGTAAAAGAAAGGGATCCACCTGTGGAGAACAAGGCGGCGTCGATGGCGATTCTCAGTCTGGCAAAGCAACGCGGAGCTCAATCCCAGACCTTCCCGAG GACATATTGTTTCGCATACATTCCCTACTGCCAATGCGTGAAGCTGCTCGTACTGCTTGCATATCTCCCACCTTTTTCCAATCCTGGAGATGTCATTCCAATCTCCTCTTCACTAAGGATACGATTGGCTTGAAGAGAGGTGCGTGTGGAGAGAATTTTGACGACAAGATTGACCGCATTCTCAGGAACCACTCTGGCTGCTTGAAAACATTCAACATTGACTACTATGGCACGCGCGGGTTCACCGGCACTAGTTATTTTGACCGTTGGCTTCAGATTGCTCTTAAACCAGGGATCGAAGAACTCACCCTCGTGTTGTCTGAAACGAAGCGAAAGTACAACTTCCCATGCTCGCTTTTATCTGCCGGGGTTCGAAACTCACTTCGGTACCTTAGACTCCAATTTTGTGCCCTCCATCCCACAGTTGAACTGGGCCCCTTGAGAAGCCTGAAAAGCCTGTATCTGTGGCGTGTGAGCATTACATGGAATGAGTTAGAGTGCCTTATTTTCAACTCTCTTACTTTGGAGCTACTGGATCTTATTAGTTGCCCTGAGATTGAATGCCTGAAGCTACCTTGTGCTCTGCAGCGGCTCAGCGCGCTTAGTGTTTTAGCGTGCGAGAGACTGAAAGTGATAGAGAGCAAAGCTCCAAATCTCTCCGGTTTATACCTTTGCGGAAACTGGTTAGACTTCTCACTTGTGGAAACATTGCCAATAAAGGAACTAGAATTGCAACAAACAAACCTTATCCGTGATGCTCGTGCCAAGCTGCCATCCCTTATGCCAAATATTGAAACTCTTGCCATACAATCATCGAGAGAG GTGGTTGATGCACCAATGCTGCCTACCAAATTCCTCCACCTTAAGCACCTGACCATCACTGTGAGATCAGGAGCAATTGTTTCCCGAGCATATGACTACTTTTCTCTGGTTTCTTTCCTCGACGCTTCTCCTTCCTTGGAGACTTTGATATTAGAT GTGACTCAGCGGCGTATGGTGCATAAATCAATTTTTGCGGATTCACAACTGAGGCACATGCCTGAACACCACCATGGCCACCTCAAGAACGTCAAGATTAGCGGTTTCAACTCTGCGAAGTGCGTGGTTGAACTAACATGTTATATTCTCAAGAACGCGGTGTCACTTGAGTGTCTTACATTGGACACCATATATGGGAGTAGGTGTGATGATCAAGGCGAGGACAACTGGTGTACTCCCATGACGGATGGCATTCTCATGGAAATTCCTTGGGCACTCTTGGCTATCAAAACACACATTGAGAATAAAGTTCCACCTACAGTTCACTTAACTGTTCTGGAGCCTTGCAGCAAATGCCATGCTAATGGACTAGAGCGGGTATTATCGCAGTCGTGA
- the LOC109786578 gene encoding uncharacterized protein isoform X2 has protein sequence MREAARTACISPTFFQSWRCHSNLLFTKDTIGLKRGACGENFDDKIDRILRNHSGCLKTFNIDYYGTRGFTGTSYFDRWLQIALKPGIEELTLVLSETKRKYNFPCSLLSAGVRNSLRYLRLQFCALHPTVELGPLRSLKSLYLWRVSITWNELECLIFNSLTLELLDLISCPEIECLKLPCALQRLSALSVLACERLKVIESKAPNLSGLYLCGNWLDFSLVETLPIKELELQQTNLIRDARAKLPSLMPNIETLAIQSSREVVDAPMLPTKFLHLKHLTITVRSGAIVSRAYDYFSLVSFLDASPSLETLILDVTQRRMVHKSIFADSQLRHMPEHHHGHLKNVKISGFNSAKCVVELTCYILKNAVSLECLTLDTIYGSRCDDQGEDNWCTPMTDGILMEIPWALLAIKTHIENKVPPTVHLTVLEPCSKCHANGLERVLSQS, from the exons ATGCGTGAAGCTGCTCGTACTGCTTGCATATCTCCCACCTTTTTCCAATCCTGGAGATGTCATTCCAATCTCCTCTTCACTAAGGATACGATTGGCTTGAAGAGAGGTGCGTGTGGAGAGAATTTTGACGACAAGATTGACCGCATTCTCAGGAACCACTCTGGCTGCTTGAAAACATTCAACATTGACTACTATGGCACGCGCGGGTTCACCGGCACTAGTTATTTTGACCGTTGGCTTCAGATTGCTCTTAAACCAGGGATCGAAGAACTCACCCTCGTGTTGTCTGAAACGAAGCGAAAGTACAACTTCCCATGCTCGCTTTTATCTGCCGGGGTTCGAAACTCACTTCGGTACCTTAGACTCCAATTTTGTGCCCTCCATCCCACAGTTGAACTGGGCCCCTTGAGAAGCCTGAAAAGCCTGTATCTGTGGCGTGTGAGCATTACATGGAATGAGTTAGAGTGCCTTATTTTCAACTCTCTTACTTTGGAGCTACTGGATCTTATTAGTTGCCCTGAGATTGAATGCCTGAAGCTACCTTGTGCTCTGCAGCGGCTCAGCGCGCTTAGTGTTTTAGCGTGCGAGAGACTGAAAGTGATAGAGAGCAAAGCTCCAAATCTCTCCGGTTTATACCTTTGCGGAAACTGGTTAGACTTCTCACTTGTGGAAACATTGCCAATAAAGGAACTAGAATTGCAACAAACAAACCTTATCCGTGATGCTCGTGCCAAGCTGCCATCCCTTATGCCAAATATTGAAACTCTTGCCATACAATCATCGAGAGAG GTGGTTGATGCACCAATGCTGCCTACCAAATTCCTCCACCTTAAGCACCTGACCATCACTGTGAGATCAGGAGCAATTGTTTCCCGAGCATATGACTACTTTTCTCTGGTTTCTTTCCTCGACGCTTCTCCTTCCTTGGAGACTTTGATATTAGAT GTGACTCAGCGGCGTATGGTGCATAAATCAATTTTTGCGGATTCACAACTGAGGCACATGCCTGAACACCACCATGGCCACCTCAAGAACGTCAAGATTAGCGGTTTCAACTCTGCGAAGTGCGTGGTTGAACTAACATGTTATATTCTCAAGAACGCGGTGTCACTTGAGTGTCTTACATTGGACACCATATATGGGAGTAGGTGTGATGATCAAGGCGAGGACAACTGGTGTACTCCCATGACGGATGGCATTCTCATGGAAATTCCTTGGGCACTCTTGGCTATCAAAACACACATTGAGAATAAAGTTCCACCTACAGTTCACTTAACTGTTCTGGAGCCTTGCAGCAAATGCCATGCTAATGGACTAGAGCGGGTATTATCGCAGTCGTGA
- the LOC109786579 gene encoding acylamino-acid-releasing enzyme 2 → MQDSQSAFKKEDPLGMDAMSSEEYASQSKLLQEFTNVPSIESAWLFKTNNEDRSRAMFSISQPDLLANKKRKYILHSHIVTHGTMPLECHWSPFPIEMTGVSAVVPSPSGSKLLVVRNGEKGSRTTLQIVNQSHVEKEIHVDQSIHGPLYTDEWFHGISWNHEETFIAYIAEQTPRPKPAFDDAGYRKGGSSEEDCNSWRGQGDWEEDWGETYSRKGRPSLFVLDIASGEVRAARGVPKSISAGQVVWAPPSSSGHQKLLVFVGWLEHNGFQSTARKLGIKYCSNRPCSLYAIHSPFEEEPNADNASDSGSESVPASVATNLTPSISSALFPRFSKDGKLLVFLSSKCAVDSGAHNATDSLHRINWPSDWKADEQLSVTDVVPVVMCPQDGCFPGLYCSAMLSDPWLSDHCTMVLTSAWRSTEVMLSIDVLSGEVTRISPQDSDYSWSTLAISGNNVLSVSSSPIDPPQIRYGRRASTEDHDGRCAWVWDEVTSPLTAASNKVKALLSHHKLSILRIPVPDPSDELSDGGRLQFEAIFVSCEDSSQKPTVLILHGGPHSASVSSYSKSSAFLASLGFNLLIVNYRGTLGYGEEALQSLPGKVGSQDVQDCLAALDHVIEEGLVDASRVAVVGISHGGFLTTHLIGQAPERFAVAAARNPVCNLSLMIGTTDIPDWCYAVACGTEARRLASESPSLDHLRIFHQKSPIAHISKVKAPLLMLLGGADLRVPMSNGLQYARALRERGGEVKTIMFPEDTHEIDIPRSDFESFLNMGVWFKKYLKQI, encoded by the exons ATGCAAGACTCTCAGTCTGCTTTCAAGAAAGAAGATCCGTTGGGAATGGATGCAATGTCATCTGAAGAATATGCTTCGCAGTCCAAGTTGCTGCAAGAATTCACCAATGTCCCAAGCATTGAAAGTGCTTGGCTTTTCAAAACCAACAATG AAGACAGATCCAGAGCAATGTTTTCCATTAGTCAGCCGGACCTGCTGGCAAACAAGAAGAGGAAATATATTTTGCATTCCCATATTGTGACACATGGAACCATGCCTCTCGAGTGTCATTGGTCTCCTTTCCCTATTGAAATGACCGGAGTGTCGGCTGTCGTTCCATCCCCTTCGGGGTCAAAGCTTCTGGTGGTGCGGAACGGGGAGAAAGGTTCGCGTACGACACTTCAGATTGTGAATCAATCACATGTGGAGAAAGAGATACATGTTGATCAGTCTATCCATGGTCCACTTTACACCGATGAGTG GTTTCATGGGATTTCCTGGAACCATGAAGAGACCTTCATAGCATACATCGCTGAACAGACACCTCGACCGAAACCAGCTTTCGACGATGCCGGATATAGAAAGGGAGGCTCTTCTGAGGAAGACTGTAATAGCTGGAGAGGACAGGGGGATTGGGAAGAGGACTGGGGTGAAACTTACTCCAGAAAGGGGAGACCCTCGTTGTTTGTTCTTGATATTGCTAG TGGAGAAGTACGTGCTGCTAGAGGCGTTCCAAAATCAATCAGTGCTGGTCAAGTTGTTTGGGCTCCGCCATCTTCAAGTGGTCATCAGAAGCTTTTGGTCTTCGTGGGATGGTTAGAACACAACGGGTTTCAGAGCACCGCTAGGAAACTCGGCATCAAGTACTGTTCTAACAGGCCATGTTCTCTCTATGCAATTCATTCCCCTTTTGAAGAAGAACCAAATGCCGATAACGCGTCAGATAG TGGTAGTGAGTCAGTACCTGCTTCAGTAGCAACGAACTTAACCCCAAGCATAAGCAGCGCTTTATTTCCACGGTTCAG CAAGGATGGAAAACTGCTGGTGTTTCTATCTTCGAAATGTGCAGTAGATAGTGGGGCACACAATGCCACAGATTCGCTGCATAGAATCAACTGGCCTTCTGACTGGAAAGCAGATGAACAACTCAGCGTGACCGATGTG GTTCCTGTTGTAATGTGCCCTCAAGATGGATGTTTTCCTGGCCTATACTGCTCAGCCATGCTGTCTGATCCTTGGCTTTCTGATCATTGCACAATGGTGTTGACATCTGCTTGGAGAAGTACTGAAGTGATGCTGTCAATAGATGTGTTAAG TGGGGAAGTAACTAGAATAAGTCCACAAGACTCAGATTACTCATGGAGCACCCTTGCAATAAGTGGCAACAATGTCCTCTCTG TGTCGAGTAGCCCCATCGACCCTCCTCAAATTAGGTATGGTCGTCGAGCGTCAACAGAGGATCATGATGGCCGTTGCGCATGGGTTTGGGACGAAGTTACGAGTCCGTTGACAGCAGCCAGTAACAAG GTGAAGGCTTTGTTATCTCATCACAAGTTGAGCATACTCAGAATCCCGGTCCCTGACCCCTCTGATGAACTGTCTGACG GTGGTCGGCTTCAATTTGAGGCCATCTTTGTGTCCTGCGAGGATAGTTCACAGAAACCAACTGTTTTAATTCTTCATGGTGGCCCACACTCAGCATCTGTATCAAGCTACTCGAAATCATCGGCGTTTCTCGCGTCACTTGGGTTTAATCTGCTGATTGTAAATTACAG AGGTACGCTGGGCTACGGGGAGGAGGCTTTGCAATCACTCCCTGGGAAGGTTGGATCTCAG GATGTCCAAGATTGTCTTGCGGCACTAGACCACGTGATCGAGGAAGGACTGGTGGATGCATCCAGAGTAGCGGTTGTTGGGATCTCGCACGGTGGCTTCTTGACAACCCACTTGATTGGCCAG GCTCCTGAGAGATTTGCTGTGGCGGCGGCTCGAAACCCGGTCTGTAACCTGTCACTGATGATTGGGACCACAGACATCCCAGACTGGTGCTACGCCGTGGCCTGCGGGACTGAAGCGAGGCGTCTCGCCTCTGAATCACCTTCACTTGATCATCTTCGAATCTTCCACCAGAAATCACCAATTGCCCATATTTCAAAA GTGAAAGCACCTTTGCTTATGCTTCTCGGAGGAGCAGATCTCCGGGTACCCATGTCCAATGGCCTACAG TATGCAAGGGCTCTGAGAGAAAGAGGAGGCGAGGTCAAAACCATCATGTTCCCAGAGGACACGCACGAAATCGACAT ACCGCGGTCGGATTTTGAGAGCTTCCTCAACATGGGGGTCTGGTTCAAGAAATATCTGAAACAGATCTGA